A stretch of Gouania willdenowi chromosome 21, fGouWil2.1, whole genome shotgun sequence DNA encodes these proteins:
- the dcaf17 gene encoding DDB1- and CUL4-associated factor 17 — translation MALQRGLNVTELLDQRSRGGKAALNRLNLKILRGILLQDNRRFVEVWLKTSKSPIMYENGNIYFHNYLDCYSCIDHKPRQLYSLAKRSKQEKFEDALLCQSPLEETLPCPSDHKPSLLTLTANNWLYRLSAETGKELQKVYLSPKYKFRYLCWDVSQETFYAKSVQSKETPSQRQTGSSSSTALQLAIFNVFPLQVLGVLEINRKGFGNGVTDAVLSQGVLAVSHSNMSVKLYSFEHIVQTYLKEKLTLGKECSLGNSTVGDFPFGIPLNIHCTDSPPVLFEVSCYRNGVQIGGYPWHYIFTLPQTRHRGTYHICSLQNKTMATNGVRNMNNSSLECDRIFFHPDDSGRIIHIGPTTINVLKILSEMNSSLPSKIVEDFLLETQRISPPAQFTVTLSGRTVKSRVQRLDDDSNQETFRTIEYEDELDLLAVVVTNKEEEEGKACVRLHDNQSGFWQRTIDLVESWDETYGHQLFFDKDTIVHIEERKNKFCCHVYKLRTVRKRDVEETSDVQ, via the exons ATGGCGCTACAGCGAGGACTGAACGTGACTGAGTTGCTGGATcagaggagcagaggaggaaaagCAGCTCTAAACAGACTCAACCTAAAGATCCTCAGAGGGATTCTGCTCCAG GATAACAGACGCTTTGTTGAAGTCTGGCTCAAGACATCAAAATCTCCAATTATGTATGAAAATGGAAATATATACTTTCATAATTATTTGGACTGCTACAGTTG TATTGACCATAAGCCTCGTCAATTGTACAGTTTAGCAAAGAGGTCCAAACAGGAGAAATTTGAAGATGCCTTGTTATGTCAAAGTCCACTT GAGGAGACGTTACCCTGTCCTTCCGATCATAAGCCCAGTCTGTTGACGTTAACCGCTAACAACTGGCTTTATCGCCTCTCAGCTGAAACAGGGAAGGAGTTACAGAAGGTTTACCTCTCACCAAAATATAAGTTCAG ATATCTCTGCTGGGATGTTTCTCAAGAGACCTTTTATGCAAAATCAGTTCAAAGCAAGGAAACTCCTTCACAGAGACAG ACAGGAAGTTCGTCTTCCACTGCGTTGCAGTTGGCCATTTTCAATGTGTTTCCTTTGCAAGTCTTGGGAGTTTTGGAGATTAACAGAAAG GGCTTTGGAAACGGTGTCACAGATGCTGTTCTGTCTCAAGGTGTTCTTGCCGTTTCACACAGCAACATGTCAGTGAAGCTGTACAGCTTTGAGCACATTGTTCAAACA taccTTAAAGAGAAATTAACCCTCGGAAAGGAGTGTTCACTGGGAAACAGCACAGTTGGGGATTTTCCTTTTGGAATACCTCTGAATATTCATTGTACAG ATTCCCCGCCTGTACTTTTCGAGGTGTCATGCTATAGAAATGGGGTCCAGATTGGAGGCTACCCATGGCACTACATCTTCACACTGCCACAGACAAGACACAGGGGGACTTACCACATCTGTTCACTCCAGAACAAAACAATG GCAACAAATGGAGTTCGAAATATGAACAACTCGTCTCTAGAGTGTGACCGAATCTTCTTTCATCCTGACGACTCGGGACGGATCATCCACATCGGACCCACTACAATAAA TGTCCTGAAAATCTTAAGCGAGATGAACAGTTCATTGCCATCAAAAATAGTTGAGGATTTCTTGTTGGAAACTCAACGAATCAGT CCTCCCGCACAGTTCACCGTCACCTTGTCAGGACGCACAGTGAAGAGCAGAGTTCAGCGACTGGATGATGACTCGAATCAAGAG ACTTTCCGGACTATAGAGTACGAGGATGAGCTTGACCTTTTAGCAGTAGTGGTAACTAataaggaggaggaagagggaaAAGCGTGCGTTCGTCTCCATGACAACCAGAGTGGCTTTTGGCAACGTACCATCGATCTGGTGGAGTCTTGGGATGAG ACGTACGGACACCAGTTGTTCTTTGATAAAGACACAATCGTTCATATTGAAGAAAGGAAGAACAAGTTCTGCTGCCATGTTTACAAACTCAGAACTGTCCGTAAACGAGATGTTGAAGAGACAAGTGACGTGCAGTGA
- the mettl8 gene encoding tRNA N(3)-cytidine methyltransferase METTL8, mitochondrial, which produces MKILQRLSASKLTPVFIRLFLRLKSSRERPSAPLGSRLLTNPDDVFKHNTWDHVQWTEEDKENARRKVEENSTVQLPLKEQDEFDKEASLHWNSFYEVHQDRFFKDRNWLCLEFPELFPLAVKDQTGSSQESPQTFAFPGQHASFRILEVGCGVGNSVFPILNSIKETNSFLYCCDFSPRAIKLVMEHQDYDDSVCHAFVHDLCEAEASFPFPPQSLDVILAVFVLSSIHPKRIEGVINRISAYLKPGGTFLFRDYGRYDLTQLRFKKGQCVSESFYMRGDGTCVYFFTKEEVHQLFTKAGLEETQNLEDRRLQVNRGRKVIMHRVWIQSKYRKPYLH; this is translated from the exons ATGAAGATACTTCAACGGCTCTCTGCGAGTAAACTGACTCCAGTTTtcatcagattgtttttaagattAAAGAGTTCCAGAGAAAGACCGTCAGCTCCGCTGGGCTCCCGTCTGTTGACCAATCCAGATGATGTTTTTAAGCACAACACATG GGATCACGTACAGTGGACAGAGGAAGACAAAGAAAATGCACGACGGAAGGTGGAGGAAAACTCCACCGTTCAACTACCTCTAAAAGAACAGG ATGAATTTGACAAAGAAGCATCCTTGCACTGGAATAGTTTTTATGAGGTGCACCAAGACAGGTTCTTCAAAGACCGTAATTGGCTGTGTCTTGAATTCCCAGAGTTGTTTCCTTTAGCTGTAAAAGACCAGACA GGTTCCAGTCAAGAAAGTCCACAAACTTTTGCTTTTCCAGGACAGCATGCATCCTTCAGGATTTTGGAG GTTGGATGTGGGGTTGGTAACAGTGTGTTTCCCATTCTTAATAGCATCAA AGAAACCAATTCGTTTTTATACTGCTGTGACTTCTCTCCACGAGCCATTAAGTTGGTAATg GAGCACCAGGACTATGATGACTCTGTGTGTCACGCCTTCGTCCATGACCTTTGTGAGGCAGAGGCATCCTTTCCCTTCCCTCCACAGAGTCTTGATGTCATTCTGGCCGTCTTTGTGCTCTCCTCCATTCATCCGAAGCG AATTGAAGGAGTGATCAACCGGATTTCTGCATACCTCAAACCCGGAGGGACATTCCTATTTCGAGATTATGGAAGATATGACTTGACACAGCTCAGATTTAAGAAGG GACAATGTGTATCAGAGAGTTTCTACATGCGTGGGGATGGGAcctgtgtttatttctttactAAAG AAGAGGTTCATCAGCTGTTTACTAAAGCCGGTCTGGAAGAGACACAGAACCTCGAAGACAGACGCTTACAAGTAAATCGAGGGAGAAAAGTCATAATGCACAGGGTGTGGATCCAGAGCAAGTATAGGAAACCTTATCTGCATTAA
- the cybrd1 gene encoding plasma membrane ascorbate-dependent reductase CYBRD1 → MEDFTQFLVVFSMAAAVGVLSTVFVLTWVLHFKEGLGWDGGLAEFNWHPVLMVIGFVSLQGLAIIIYRLPWTWHCSKLTMKFIHAGLNLLAFILAVVSVVAVFDFHNGAKIPNMYSLHSWLGIGAVVMYCLQLVLGVGMYLIPLAPISWKVAFMPFHVYSGLFLFTSVIAVSLMGITEKLIFGLKDPKYKDSPPEAIFVNFLGVFLVVFGVLILWIATRTSWKRPSEQIPHTLHTNGEGEEDTAKVVPPLSEQVEEIAVLEADVELSAEIRRRNNKLDTEDN, encoded by the exons ATGGAGGATTTCACACAGTTCCTGGTGGTTTTCTCCATGGCCGCCGCGGTCGGCGTCCTCTCCACGGTCTTCGTGCTGACCTGGGTCCTGCACTTTAAGGAGGGCTTGGGCTGGGACGGTGGCCTGGCTGAGTTCAACTGGCACCCAGTGCTCATGGTCATCGGCTTTGTGTCCCTGCAGGGACTCG CTATAATTATCTACAGGCTTCCCTGGACCTGGCATTGCAGCAAACTGACAATGAAGTTCATCCACGCTGGCCTAAATCTATTAGCCTTCATTTTGGCTGTCGTATCGGTGGTGGCCGTGTTTGATTTTCACAACGGAGCCAAAATCCCCAACATGTACAGTTTACACAGCTGGCTGGGCATAGGAGCTGTGGTAATGTATTGTCTCCAG CTTGTCCTTGGCGTTGGCATGTACTTGATACCACTTGCTCCCATATCCTGGAAAGTAGCGTTTATGCCGTTCCACGTCTACAGTGGCCTTTTCCTCTTCACCAGTGTCATAGCTGTGTCACTAATGGGCATCACAGAGAAGCTCATTTTTGGCCT GAAGGACCCAAAGTATAAGGACTCACCACCAGAGGCAATCTTTGTGAATTTTCTGGGAGTTTTCCtggttgtttttggagttctaaTCCTTTGGATTGCCACTCGAACATCTTGGAAGCGTCCCAGTGAACAGATCCCGCATACTCTGCATACCAATGGGGAAGGTGAAGAAGACACCGCCAAAGTCGTTCCACCCCTTTCCGAGCAAGTTGAAGAAATTGCAGTACTTGAAGCTGATGTTGAGCTCAGCGCAGAAATCAGAAGAAGGAACAACAAACTGGATACTGAGGATAACTGA